The Pseudomonas sp. S06B 330 genome contains the following window.
TCGGGGTACATCTCTTCGACGGTGGGGGCGAACAACAGGTGGCAACCGGCCTGGAGTAACTTCTCCTGGTCGGCGGCGAGGGTCCGAGGGTACTTGTCGAGGTCTTCGCTGGGGCCGAACTGCAGCGGGTTGACGAAGATGCTCGCGACGACGAAATCGACGCGTTGCGCCGCCTTGGTCACCAGTGCGGCGTGGCCACTGTGCAGGTTACCCATGGTCGGCACGAAACCGATGCGTTTACCTTCACTGCGCGCGCGCGCCACGGCGGCGCGCAGTTCGCGGACGGTCTTGACTGTATTCATGCACTGAACCCGTGTTCGCTGCCGGGGAAGCTGACATCCTTGACGGCTGTTATATAGGCACTGAGTGCACCCTGGATGTCGCTCTGGCCGGCCATGAAGTTCTTCACGAACTTCGGCACGCGACCAGTCAGCGACAAGCCGAGCATGTCGTGGAGCACCAGTACCTGGCCATCGGTCGCGCTGCCGGCGCCGATACCGATCACCGGAATGCTTACCGCCTGGGTGATTTCGGCAGCCAGTTCGCTCGGCACGCATTCGAGCAGCAGCATGGCGGCACCCGCCTGCTCAAGAGCGATGGCGTCGGCACGCATCTGCCGCGCCTGGTTTTCCTGACGGCCCTGAACCTTATAGCCGCCGAGAATGTTCACCGTCTGCGGGGTCAGGCCCATATGAGCGCAGACCGGAACGCCACGCTCGGCCAGCAGACGGATGGTTTCCGCAAGCCAGGCGGCGCCCTCGACCTTGACCATATGCGCGCCCGCCTGCATCAGCGCGCCGCTGTTGGCGAATGCTTGCTCGGTGGTGGCGCAGGCCATGAACGGCAGGTCGGCGAGAATCAATGCCCCTTCATTGCCGCGTTTGACGCAGGTGGTGTGGTAGGCCATCTCGGCCGTGGTTACCGGCAAGGTGCTGTCATGACCCTGCAGGACCATGCCCAGGGAGTCACCGACCAGCAGGATTTCCACGCCGGCGCGACTGGCAGCCTGGGCGAAGGTCGCGTCGTAGCAGGTCAGCATGGCTATTTTCTCACCCTTGGCCTTGAGGCTCTGCAGGGTGGTCAGGGTTACATCTGGCATGAAAAGGAATCCTCAATCAGGCGCTGTGAAAAACGACTGCGTACAACGCGTGTATTCATCTTCTGGAACAGCACATCATCGATCGTGGTGTTTTAGTTACGACCTGTTCCAGGCCTATATACGCCTTTTGCGGCGCTCAGGCGCCACGGGAGGCCTATAGTCGTGAGGGAGGGGGCTGAAGTCAATTACCCTGTTACCGCATTGTTACGAATGCGCTGTTACGGGCGTTACCGGATGGGGGAACGCCCGGTTACAGGCGTTCCAAACCGACGAACGGGCAATCTGCCAGTAACTGGGCGAGGCTGCGCTGGTCAGCAAGCACGAAGTCTTCC
Protein-coding sequences here:
- the panB gene encoding 3-methyl-2-oxobutanoate hydroxymethyltransferase, whose translation is MPDVTLTTLQSLKAKGEKIAMLTCYDATFAQAASRAGVEILLVGDSLGMVLQGHDSTLPVTTAEMAYHTTCVKRGNEGALILADLPFMACATTEQAFANSGALMQAGAHMVKVEGAAWLAETIRLLAERGVPVCAHMGLTPQTVNILGGYKVQGRQENQARQMRADAIALEQAGAAMLLLECVPSELAAEITQAVSIPVIGIGAGSATDGQVLVLHDMLGLSLTGRVPKFVKNFMAGQSDIQGALSAYITAVKDVSFPGSEHGFSA